Proteins encoded together in one uncultured Flavobacterium sp. window:
- a CDS encoding type IX secretion system membrane protein PorP/SprF codes for MKKLVLIFMFFSVVCTAQQDAQFTQYMYNTIAINPAYAGSRGVISVFGLYRTQWVGLDGAPQTSTFSINTPLNNSKLGLGVSLVNDKIGPTNENTLSADLSYSIPTSEKFKLSFGLKATANLFNLDVSKLSYENQGDPQFQDLNNKFTPNIGAGVYWHSDQAYIGLSVPNFIQTNRYNDNDVAIFKDKINYYFMAGYVFNLDHLEYIKFKPTLLTKMVEGAPLQVDVSGNFMFNDKFVVGLAYRWSASVSAMAGFQVSKSMYIGYGYDHETTNLRRYNSGSHEIFLRFEFFNNYNRLTSPRFF; via the coding sequence ATGAAAAAACTAGTTTTAATTTTTATGTTTTTTTCTGTTGTATGTACCGCACAACAAGATGCGCAGTTTACACAATATATGTATAATACTATCGCAATCAATCCCGCTTATGCTGGGTCGCGTGGTGTCATAAGTGTTTTTGGTTTATATCGTACACAATGGGTAGGACTTGATGGAGCACCACAAACAAGTACTTTTTCTATAAATACACCTTTAAACAATAGTAAACTAGGATTAGGAGTATCGTTGGTAAATGACAAAATTGGACCAACAAACGAAAATACATTGTCAGCTGATTTATCTTATAGTATTCCAACTTCAGAAAAATTTAAACTGTCTTTTGGGTTAAAAGCAACAGCCAACCTTTTCAATTTAGATGTAAGTAAATTAAGTTATGAAAATCAAGGAGATCCACAGTTTCAGGATCTAAATAATAAGTTCACACCAAATATTGGAGCAGGTGTTTATTGGCATTCAGATCAGGCTTACATTGGATTATCAGTGCCCAATTTTATCCAAACCAATAGATATAATGATAATGATGTTGCTATTTTCAAAGATAAAATCAACTATTATTTTATGGCAGGTTACGTCTTTAATTTAGACCATTTAGAGTATATAAAATTCAAGCCAACCCTGTTAACAAAAATGGTAGAAGGAGCACCTTTGCAAGTAGATGTTTCAGGAAATTTTATGTTTAATGATAAATTTGTTGTAGGGCTTGCGTATCGTTGGAGCGCTTCGGTAAGTGCAATGGCAGGTTTTCAGGTTTCAAAATCAATGTATATAGGATACGGTTACGATCATGAAACCACCAACTTAAGAAGATACAATTCAGGATCACATGAGATTTTCCTTCGTTTTGAATTTTTCAATAATTACAACAGACTTACATCACCAAGATTCTTTTAA
- a CDS encoding gliding motility-associated C-terminal domain-containing protein, which produces MRNITFRTPKFFRLIFIASLFLLNITLSFAQVCGTPGADGPINVSTSINTYYPITGTLNLAKGEKTIALSAVAATDSHGNNFGGTQISSGDLVLIIQMQDAIIDYSNNPNYGSGSSTSGIDGLGGTGFTNLGNTGIYEYVIATSNVPLTGGTLTFIGTGTTGGALNDYFNAAPTTTRGKRTFQIIRVPQFSNLTLNSNITTPPFNGFAGGIIAFNVSGTFNFNGFNIDGSARGFRGGYSPVATTNANNSTTYVDDSTNSVVSGKGEGIAGTPRYMWDGFNQVNNGVEGMPGGSAGRGAPANAGGGGNDHNSGGGGGGNGGNGGLGGLGWQGGGGDVSPLNGGGRPGYTSYLTTTPLLTRLVMGGGGGAGDANNAVNGVKGGVGGAIILINAGSIQGSGNIYANGGVGAAGTYSGAPDGAGGGGAGGTVFLNISNNSTTTINIEAKGGNGGNTLNDENNSHGPGGGGGGGIIRYNVPGSGVTINTSVINGTSGVTADNKNHGAQPGTAGYVSTFSSSDMPSELQINSNCLSSLSTKVNSVNKSICNTIDATVIYEIEITNLGSGNAAQVNLNYLFPSGINFDSATVSYTLNASGPMGSLANTGTANSPIVGGFNIPLNGVVTITLVGKVADAMAPGTTYSSKAQALYLDPTRTIADPSRRITPFTNSFGTANTAYQTGGGLNVGGTNFDGTSKTEDDVIVLASPAAPSISASGPITFCTGGSVVLTSTVGTGYLWSTGATTQSITVSITGSYSVKVANATGCQSPASVATSVTVNSTPSAPSATAQTFCLVDNKLVSDLSPSGVGIKWYNASTGGTLYAGNETLTNGTYYVSKTTSGCESPRTSVSVTVTPKPADVITNKSICSGGSYSWPVNNNIYTTNQSALKIVNDGCTADQILNLTVTPKPTTVVTNKTICSGQNYIWAANGNTYTVANTYTINNDGCTADQILNLTVTPKPSAVVTNKTICSGESYTWVANNTVYNTNQSALKIVNDGCTADQILNLTVTPKPTTVVTNKTICSGENYIWSANGNTYTVASTYTINNNGCTSDQILNLTVTPKPSAVVTNKTICSGENYIWSANGNTYTVANTYTINNDGCTADQILNLTVTPKPSAVVTNKMICSGESYIWSANGNTYTVADTYTVNNDGCTADQILNLIVTPKPTTVVTNKTICSGENYIWSANGSTYNVANTYTINNDGCTADQILNLTVTPKPTTVVTNKTICSGQNYIWAANGNTYTVANTYTINNDGCTADQILNLTVTPKPSAVVTNKTICSGENYIWSANGSTYNVANTYTINNDGCTADQILNLTVTPKPTTVVTNKTICSGENYIWSANGNTYTVADTYTVNNDGCTADQILNLIVTPKPTTVVTNKTICSGENYIWSANGSTYTVANTYTVNNDGCTADQILNLTVTPKPSAVVTNKTICSGENYIWSANGSTYTVANTYTVNNDGCTADQILNLTVTPKPSAVVTNKTICSGENYIWSANGSTYTVADTYTINNDGCTADQILNLTVTPKPSAVVTNKTICSGESYTWAANNTVYNTNQSALKIVNDGCTADQILNLIVTPKPTTVVTNKTICSGENYIWSANGSTYNVANTYTINNDGCTADQILNLTVTPKPSAVVTNKTICSGESYIWAANGNTYTVANTYTINNDGCTADQILNLTVTPKPSAVVTNKTICSGENYIWSANGNTYTVANTYTINNDGCTADQILNLTVTPKPSAVVTNKTICSGENYIWSANGNTYTVADTYTVNNDGCTADQILNLTVTPKPSVVVTNKTICSGESYIWSANGNTYTVADTYTINNDGCTADQILNLTVTPKPSAVVTNKTICSGENYIWSANGNTYTVANTYTINNDGCTADQILNLTVTPKPSAVVTNKTICSGENYIWSANGNTYTVANTYTINNDGCTADQILNLTVTPKPSAVVTNKTICSGENYIWSANGNTYTVANTYTINNDGCTADQILNLTVSTIAKPIVNTINQPTCSSSVASVELSGLPTGTWTINPGNISGNTTTTTISGLLPGNTYNYTVTNSFGCESLASSDIIISDFICAEDDTPSSINGAIGGTISTVFVNDKINGLAFLPTDVSVSTTTLPAGLTFNSDGTIVIAPNTAVGTHIITYTICKSTNLAICDSATIAVIVTAPVIDAVPETTAPVNGSIGGTTTISLITNDTLNGSSAVIGTQAGQVKLTGLAVPTGLTLNADGTITVAAGTPIGNYEVEYSICEINNPINCDTAKSIIPVTGAVLVLKDDSASSVVGTNQPKTVLNVLDNDTKNGQPIVSTAVSISETVADPTGNIKLNLDGTIVLKANTPAGTYELTYQVCELNTTNCSIATVKVTVVAPTMTITANSYCSNNVPYVSYNVVPDNFTPNNLLTIRWIDSANNVVATQTNLPLSGNILWPGAVIDNNGNGLDWPGWLLTNGQWTEGADGFEKTKPSVTMEFSVNSTVNVVVNYPVATATCNAKPIFTIKANDDEAGPINTNKEISTALNIFKNDILNGVILNATNVVLTTVIPNPNLILNADGSIDLQPKTPSGTYQLTYQICDALNLSNCSQAIVRITVLNSANPEPPITPLIPIVLTNDTANVDGINGELEFINVLNNDLVKGLPINIADIVFTNTSTSSYFEFNSDGTVNVKPNTPGGNYALTYQVCEKANPTNCKTATLNVFVEVPSVAIIKTASFNDENRDGVAEAGETITYKFKITNTGNVALVQIKIADPLPGVVISGQAIDLGVNESNDTNFTAEYKITQNDINHGSVTNQASVQGRSAKGIIVSDTSDQESNADDRPTVLALNGCQIKVFNAFSPNGDSKNARFYIQGLECYPDNTVEIYNRWGVLVYNTDHYNNEDRVFVGVSQGRTTVKQSDGLPVGTYYYILKYRDSGSNQYELSGYLYINK; this is translated from the coding sequence GGATTTACCAATTTAGGAAATACAGGTATCTATGAATATGTTATAGCAACGAGTAATGTACCCCTGACAGGAGGAACTTTAACATTTATTGGGACAGGTACCACAGGTGGTGCATTGAATGATTATTTTAATGCTGCTCCAACAACAACTAGAGGAAAAAGAACTTTTCAGATTATTCGTGTACCTCAGTTTTCGAACTTAACACTTAACTCCAATATAACAACGCCTCCATTTAATGGTTTTGCGGGAGGAATCATTGCTTTTAATGTTTCTGGAACTTTTAATTTTAATGGATTCAATATTGACGGATCTGCGAGGGGGTTTAGAGGAGGTTATAGTCCTGTTGCAACAACAAATGCAAACAATTCAACTACCTATGTAGATGATTCAACTAATAGTGTAGTTTCAGGCAAAGGAGAAGGTATTGCCGGAACACCGCGATATATGTGGGATGGTTTTAATCAGGTAAATAATGGAGTCGAAGGTATGCCGGGAGGATCTGCCGGTAGAGGAGCTCCTGCAAATGCTGGTGGTGGTGGAAATGATCACAATTCCGGAGGCGGAGGCGGAGGAAATGGAGGAAATGGAGGTTTAGGTGGCTTAGGTTGGCAAGGAGGGGGAGGAGATGTTAGTCCTTTAAACGGAGGTGGCCGACCAGGATACACTTCATATCTTACTACAACACCACTGCTTACCCGGCTTGTTATGGGAGGTGGAGGTGGAGCCGGTGATGCCAATAACGCTGTAAATGGCGTAAAAGGAGGAGTTGGAGGAGCTATAATTTTGATTAATGCTGGTTCGATACAAGGATCAGGAAATATTTATGCAAATGGAGGTGTAGGAGCCGCTGGAACTTATTCAGGCGCACCTGATGGAGCTGGAGGTGGTGGAGCAGGAGGAACCGTTTTTCTAAATATTTCGAATAATAGTACCACCACAATTAATATTGAGGCAAAAGGTGGAAATGGAGGAAATACATTAAATGACGAAAATAATTCACATGGCCCTGGTGGTGGTGGTGGTGGTGGAATAATTAGATATAATGTTCCGGGATCAGGAGTTACTATTAATACTTCTGTAATTAATGGAACTTCTGGAGTGACAGCTGATAATAAGAATCATGGTGCTCAACCGGGAACTGCTGGCTATGTATCTACTTTCAGCTCAAGTGATATGCCTTCTGAATTGCAAATTAATTCAAATTGTTTATCTTCCCTTTCTACAAAAGTAAATTCAGTAAATAAATCTATATGTAATACAATTGATGCAACAGTTATTTATGAAATAGAAATAACAAATTTGGGAAGTGGAAATGCTGCACAAGTAAATTTAAATTATCTTTTTCCTAGTGGAATAAATTTTGATTCTGCAACAGTAAGTTATACACTTAATGCTTCTGGTCCAATGGGCTCATTGGCAAATACAGGTACAGCAAATAGTCCTATTGTTGGAGGCTTCAATATTCCTTTGAATGGAGTTGTTACAATTACGCTTGTAGGAAAAGTTGCAGATGCTATGGCGCCAGGTACTACTTATAGTTCGAAAGCTCAAGCTTTATATTTAGATCCAACAAGAACAATAGCAGACCCATCGAGAAGAATTACACCATTCACAAATTCTTTTGGAACTGCTAATACAGCCTATCAAACAGGGGGAGGATTAAATGTGGGAGGAACCAATTTTGATGGTACTTCAAAAACAGAAGATGATGTAATTGTATTAGCATCTCCTGCAGCTCCATCAATTTCAGCAAGCGGTCCAATAACATTTTGCACTGGTGGAAGTGTTGTTTTGACTTCAACTGTGGGAACCGGTTATCTATGGTCAACAGGAGCCACAACTCAGTCGATCACAGTATCTATTACAGGAAGTTACAGTGTTAAAGTTGCAAATGCTACAGGATGTCAAAGTCCCGCTTCTGTTGCAACATCGGTAACCGTTAATTCTACTCCATCAGCACCAAGCGCTACAGCTCAGACTTTCTGTTTAGTTGATAATAAACTGGTAAGTGATTTATCTCCGTCAGGAGTAGGTATCAAATGGTACAATGCAAGCACAGGAGGCACGCTTTATGCAGGAAATGAAACTTTAACAAACGGTACTTATTATGTAAGTAAAACTACAAGTGGTTGCGAGAGCCCAAGAACTTCGGTATCGGTAACAGTAACACCAAAACCTGCAGATGTTATCACAAATAAAAGCATCTGTTCCGGCGGGAGTTATTCATGGCCTGTAAACAATAACATTTACACGACCAATCAATCTGCTTTAAAAATCGTTAATGACGGCTGCACAGCAGATCAGATATTGAATTTGACTGTAACACCAAAACCAACTACTGTTGTAACCAACAAAACGATCTGTTCAGGACAGAATTACATCTGGGCAGCTAACGGAAACACTTATACAGTTGCCAATACTTATACCATTAACAACGACGGCTGTACGGCAGATCAGATTTTAAACCTTACCGTAACACCAAAACCATCAGCTGTTGTAACCAACAAAACGATTTGTTCAGGAGAGAGTTATACTTGGGTGGCAAACAATACCGTTTACAACACCAACCAATCCGCCTTAAAAATTGTTAACGACGGTTGCACAGCAGATCAGATTTTAAACCTTACCGTAACACCAAAACCAACTACTGTTGTAACCAATAAAACGATCTGTTCAGGAGAGAATTATATCTGGTCAGCAAACGGAAATACTTATACAGTTGCCAGTACTTATACCATTAACAACAATGGCTGTACGTCAGATCAGATTTTAAACCTTACCGTAACACCAAAACCATCAGCTGTTGTAACCAATAAAACGATTTGTTCAGGAGAGAATTACATCTGGTCGGCTAATGGAAACACTTATACAGTTGCCAATACTTATACCATTAACAACGACGGCTGCACAGCAGATCAGATATTGAACCTTACTGTAACACCAAAACCATCAGCTGTTGTAACGAACAAAATGATTTGTTCAGGAGAGAGTTACATCTGGTCAGCAAACGGAAATACTTATACAGTTGCTGACACTTATACCGTTAACAACGACGGTTGTACAGCAGATCAGATTTTAAATTTGATTGTAACACCAAAACCAACTACTGTTGTAACCAATAAAACGATTTGTTCGGGAGAGAATTATATCTGGTCAGCTAACGGAAGCACATATAACGTTGCCAATACTTATACCATTAACAATGACGGCTGCACAGCAGATCAGATTTTAAACCTTACCGTAACACCAAAACCAACTACTGTTGTAACCAATAAAACGATCTGTTCAGGACAGAATTACATCTGGGCAGCTAACGGAAACACTTATACAGTTGCCAATACTTATACCATTAACAACGACGGTTGTACGGCAGATCAGATTTTAAACCTTACCGTAACACCAAAACCATCAGCTGTTGTAACCAACAAAACGATCTGTTCAGGAGAGAATTACATCTGGTCAGCTAACGGAAGCACATATAACGTTGCCAATACTTATACCATTAACAACGACGGCTGCACAGCAGATCAGATATTGAATCTGACTGTAACACCAAAACCAACTACTGTTGTAACCAACAAAACGATTTGTTCAGGAGAGAATTATATCTGGTCAGCAAACGGAAACACTTATACAGTTGCTGACACTTATACCGTTAACAACGACGGCTGTACAGCAGATCAGATTTTAAATTTGATTGTAACACCAAAACCAACTACTGTTGTAACCAACAAAACGATCTGTTCAGGAGAGAATTACATCTGGTCAGCAAACGGAAGTACTTATACAGTTGCCAATACTTATACCGTTAACAACGACGGCTGTACGGCAGATCAGATATTGAATTTGACTGTAACACCAAAACCATCAGCTGTTGTAACCAACAAAACGATCTGTTCAGGAGAGAATTACATCTGGTCAGCAAACGGAAGTACTTATACAGTTGCCAATACTTATACCGTTAACAACGACGGCTGTACGGCAGATCAGATATTGAATTTGACTGTAACACCAAAACCATCAGCTGTTGTAACCAACAAAACGATCTGTTCAGGAGAGAATTATATCTGGTCAGCAAACGGAAGCACTTATACAGTTGCCGATACTTATACCATTAACAACGACGGTTGCACAGCAGATCAGATATTGAATTTGACTGTAACACCAAAACCATCAGCTGTTGTAACCAACAAAACGATTTGTTCCGGAGAGAGTTATACTTGGGCGGCAAACAATACCGTTTACAATACCAACCAATCCGCCTTAAAAATAGTTAACGACGGTTGCACAGCAGATCAGATTTTAAATTTGATTGTAACACCAAAACCAACTACTGTTGTAACCAATAAAACGATTTGTTCAGGAGAGAATTACATCTGGTCAGCTAACGGAAGCACATATAACGTTGCCAATACTTATACCATTAACAACGACGGCTGCACAGCAGATCAGATTTTAAACCTTACCGTTACACCAAAACCATCAGCTGTTGTAACCAATAAAACGATTTGTTCTGGAGAGAGTTACATCTGGGCAGCAAACGGAAACACTTATACAGTTGCCAATACTTATACCATTAACAACGACGGCTGTACGGCAGATCAGATTTTAAACCTTACCGTAACACCAAAACCATCAGCTGTTGTAACCAATAAAACGATCTGTTCAGGAGAGAATTATATCTGGTCAGCAAACGGAAATACTTATACAGTTGCCAATACTTATACCATTAACAACGACGGCTGTACGGCAGATCAGATTTTAAATTTGACTGTAACACCAAAACCATCAGCTGTTGTAACCAATAAAACGATTTGTTCAGGTGAGAATTACATCTGGTCGGCTAATGGAAACACTTATACAGTTGCCGATACTTATACCGTTAACAACGACGGTTGTACAGCAGATCAGATTTTGAATTTGACAGTTACACCAAAACCATCAGTTGTTGTAACCAACAAAACGATTTGTTCCGGTGAGAGTTACATCTGGTCGGCTAACGGAAACACTTATACAGTTGCTGACACTTATACCATTAACAACGACGGCTGTACAGCAGATCAGATTTTGAATCTGACTGTAACACCAAAACCATCAGCTGTTGTAACCAACAAAACGATTTGTTCAGGAGAGAATTACATCTGGTCAGCGAACGGAAACACTTATACAGTTGCCAATACTTATACCATTAACAACGACGGCTGCACAGCAGATCAGATATTGAATCTGACTGTAACACCAAAACCATCAGCTGTTGTAACCAACAAAACGATTTGTTCAGGAGAGAATTACATCTGGTCAGCGAACGGAAACACTTATACAGTTGCCAATACTTATACCATTAACAACGACGGCTGCACAGCAGATCAGATATTGAATCTGACTGTAACACCAAAACCATCAGCTGTTGTAACCAACAAAACGATTTGTTCAGGAGAGAATTACATCTGGTCAGCGAACGGAAACACTTATACAGTTGCCAATACTTATACCATTAACAACGACGGCTGTACGGCAGATCAGATTTTAAACCTTACGGTAAGTACTATTGCTAAACCAATTGTTAATACAATCAATCAACCAACATGTTCATCATCAGTTGCGAGTGTTGAATTAAGTGGTTTACCAACCGGAACATGGACAATAAATCCAGGCAATATTTCTGGAAATACAACGACAACAACAATTTCTGGACTGCTTCCGGGGAATACATATAATTATACAGTTACAAATTCTTTTGGCTGTGAATCTTTGGCTTCTTCAGATATTATAATTTCAGATTTTATATGCGCTGAAGATGATACACCATCATCAATTAATGGTGCGATAGGAGGAACGATTTCAACTGTTTTTGTAAATGATAAAATAAATGGATTAGCATTTTTGCCAACAGATGTTAGCGTTTCAACAACAACACTTCCAGCAGGATTGACATTTAACTCGGATGGGACGATAGTAATAGCTCCTAATACAGCTGTAGGAACACACATAATTACTTATACAATTTGTAAATCAACAAATCTTGCAATTTGTGATTCTGCTACCATAGCAGTAATAGTTACAGCACCAGTTATCGATGCAGTTCCAGAAACAACAGCTCCGGTAAATGGAAGCATCGGAGGTACAACGACAATTTCATTAATAACAAACGACACCTTAAACGGAAGTTCAGCAGTGATAGGAACTCAGGCAGGCCAGGTTAAATTGACAGGTCTAGCAGTTCCAACAGGATTGACTTTGAATGCAGACGGAACAATAACCGTAGCGGCAGGAACTCCAATAGGAAACTACGAAGTTGAATACAGTATTTGCGAAATAAATAATCCAATAAACTGTGATACAGCAAAAAGTATAATTCCTGTAACAGGTGCTGTGTTAGTATTAAAAGATGATTCAGCAAGTTCGGTTGTAGGAACAAATCAACCAAAAACGGTATTAAATGTTCTTGATAATGATACTAAAAACGGACAACCAATTGTATCGACAGCAGTTAGTATTTCAGAAACAGTTGCAGATCCAACAGGAAACATCAAACTAAATTTAGACGGAACAATTGTTCTAAAAGCCAATACACCAGCCGGAACTTATGAATTAACATATCAGGTTTGCGAATTGAACACTACAAATTGTAGTATAGCAACAGTAAAAGTTACTGTTGTTGCACCAACAATGACAATAACAGCAAATAGTTATTGTTCGAACAATGTTCCTTATGTTTCTTATAATGTAGTACCAGATAATTTCACACCAAATAACTTACTAACAATAAGATGGATTGATAGTGCAAATAACGTTGTTGCAACTCAAACCAATTTACCATTAAGTGGGAATATTTTGTGGCCGGGTGCTGTTATTGACAATAACGGAAATGGTTTAGATTGGCCGGGATGGTTGCTAACAAACGGGCAATGGACAGAAGGTGCTGACGGATTTGAAAAAACAAAACCAAGTGTGACAATGGAGTTTTCAGTAAATTCAACAGTAAATGTTGTAGTAAATTATCCTGTAGCAACAGCAACATGCAATGCAAAACCAATATTTACAATTAAGGCAAATGATGACGAAGCAGGGCCAATTAATACAAATAAGGAAATAAGTACGGCATTGAATATTTTTAAGAATGATATTTTAAACGGAGTAATATTAAATGCAACGAATGTGGTTTTAACTACCGTTATTCCAAATCCTAATTTGATTTTAAATGCAGACGGATCAATAGATCTTCAGCCAAAAACACCTTCTGGGACATATCAATTAACATATCAAATTTGTGATGCTTTAAATTTATCAAATTGTAGTCAGGCTATTGTTCGTATTACAGTATTGAATTCTGCTAATCCGGAACCGCCAATTACGCCACTAATTCCAATTGTTTTAACCAATGACACAGCCAATGTTGACGGAATAAATGGGGAACTGGAATTTATCAATGTTCTGAACAATGATTTAGTAAAAGGATTACCAATTAATATAGCTGATATTGTATTTACGAATACTTCAACCAGTTCTTATTTTGAATTTAATTCAGATGGAACAGTAAACGTAAAACCAAATACTCCTGGAGGAAATTATGCACTGACTTATCAAGTTTGTGAAAAAGCAAATCCAACCAATTGTAAAACTGCAACATTAAATGTTTTTGTAGAAGTTCCTTCTGTCGCAATTATTAAAACAGCTTCGTTTAATGATGAAAACAGAGATGGCGTTGCAGAAGCTGGTGAAACAATTACCTATAAGTTTAAAATAACTAATACAGGTAATGTAGCTTTAGTGCAAATCAAGATTGCAGATCCTTTACCGGGTGTTGTAATCTCTGGACAAGCCATTGATTTAGGGGTAAACGAATCTAATGATACAAACTTTACAGCCGAGTACAAAATAACACAAAATGATATAAACCACGGAAGCGTTACAAATCAGGCAAGTGTTCAAGGGCGAAGTGCAAAAGGAATTATTGTTAGCGATACATCTGATCAGGAAAGTAATGCAGATGACAGACCAACCGTTTTAGCGCTGAATGGATGTCAGATAAAAGTCTTCAATGCCTTTTCTCCAAACGGAGATTCTAAAAATGCAAGATTCTATATTCAGGGATTAGAATGTTATCCGGATAATACAGTCGAAATATACAATCGTTGGGGAGTTTTGGTTTATAATACAGATCACTATAATAATGAAGACAGAGTTTTTGTTGGAGTGTCTCAAGGGCGTACAACTGTAAAACAATCGGATGGTTTACCGGTAGGAACCTATTACTATATACTGAAATACAGAGATAGCGGATCAAACCAATATGAATTATCAGGTTACTTATATATTAATAAATAA